The following coding sequences lie in one Nitrospirota bacterium genomic window:
- a CDS encoding AAA family ATPase, whose translation MLKKVSKEELYKCCESTDLPFKTTDDIPPLKETVGQKRALSALTFGLGIDSHGFNIYILGESGTGKMTTIKTILEEKAGNEPAPNDWCYVYNFKNADMPHAISLPPGTGIAFQKDMNELVTALRQEIPKIFDSKEYEKQRTKLIEDFQQKQKKYFTDLEAEAKEKDFTMKKTVSGLIIVPVKKTGEALSEEEYEEMDPKVKKNIDAIGKELQEKLDDVIRIVREEEKKIKELMTQLERQATLSSVGHRIDELKDKYKDNPQILNYLEEVKEDILEHLDDFKPQEEQSPALPFMRPSKAEPSFVRYSINVFVNNSELKGAPVVIESNPTYYNLFGRVEHKVQYGIATTDFSMIKAGSLQMANNGYLVVDALELLKNIFSYDALKRTIKDKVIKIEDVWEQYRLISTVTLKPEAIPFNVKIILVGSPRLYYLLYSLDEEYREFFKVKADYENRMDRTPETMFKYASFIKTKCDERGLQPFARDAVAKIVEYGSRLAEHQNKLSAKFSEIADLLREADYWAKNNKHTVVAAEDVDKALEEKTYRSNKVEQKILEATQEGTILMDTEGAVVGQVNGLAVLDLGDYRFGVPSRITARTYAGRAGIVNIEREIKMSGKIHEKAILILTAYLGGKYAIKQSLSLTASLTFEQLYGGIEGDSATCAEVYALLSSISGVPLTQSYAITGSMNQHGQVQPIGGVNEKIEGFFEVCKLSGLNGGHGAIIPKRNLMNLMLKKEVIDAVLSGKFNIYAIDNIEEGIEVLTGMQPGELQPEGTYPEGTFNFMVAKRLKELSETLKGEKEAEKKEGNNKKE comes from the coding sequence ATGCTGAAAAAAGTCAGTAAGGAAGAGCTTTACAAATGCTGTGAATCAACCGACCTGCCGTTTAAGACAACAGACGATATCCCCCCGCTAAAAGAGACCGTCGGGCAGAAACGCGCTCTCAGCGCCCTGACGTTCGGCCTGGGGATTGACAGTCACGGATTCAATATATACATCCTCGGCGAAAGCGGCACCGGAAAGATGACCACCATCAAGACGATACTGGAGGAAAAAGCCGGGAACGAACCGGCGCCTAATGACTGGTGCTATGTATATAATTTTAAAAACGCAGACATGCCGCACGCCATCAGCCTGCCCCCCGGGACGGGAATTGCATTTCAAAAAGATATGAATGAATTGGTCACCGCCCTGCGCCAGGAGATCCCCAAGATATTTGATTCAAAGGAATATGAAAAACAGCGCACCAAACTGATCGAGGACTTCCAGCAGAAACAGAAAAAGTATTTTACGGACCTTGAGGCTGAGGCAAAAGAAAAAGACTTTACAATGAAAAAAACCGTCAGCGGGCTTATCATTGTGCCTGTAAAAAAGACCGGAGAGGCCCTGAGTGAAGAAGAGTATGAGGAGATGGACCCGAAGGTAAAAAAGAACATTGACGCCATCGGGAAAGAGCTCCAGGAAAAACTCGATGACGTGATACGGATTGTAAGGGAAGAAGAAAAGAAGATCAAAGAGCTGATGACGCAGCTTGAGCGCCAGGCCACGCTCTCTTCCGTGGGGCACAGGATCGACGAACTGAAGGACAAGTACAAAGACAACCCTCAGATATTGAACTACCTTGAAGAAGTAAAAGAGGACATCCTTGAACATCTCGATGACTTCAAACCGCAGGAGGAGCAGTCGCCCGCGCTTCCTTTCATGCGGCCTTCAAAGGCCGAGCCTTCCTTTGTCAGATACAGCATAAATGTTTTTGTTAATAACAGTGAATTGAAAGGCGCGCCGGTTGTGATCGAGAGCAACCCGACCTATTACAACCTCTTCGGGAGGGTCGAGCATAAGGTGCAGTACGGCATAGCGACCACAGATTTTTCAATGATAAAGGCAGGCTCGCTCCAGATGGCAAACAACGGTTATCTGGTTGTAGACGCGCTTGAACTCCTTAAAAATATTTTCTCCTATGACGCCCTGAAAAGGACCATAAAAGACAAGGTGATAAAAATTGAAGACGTATGGGAACAGTACCGTTTGATCTCCACTGTAACTTTGAAACCGGAGGCGATACCGTTCAACGTAAAGATCATCCTGGTCGGCAGTCCCCGTCTTTATTATCTGCTCTACAGCCTTGACGAAGAATACAGGGAGTTCTTCAAGGTAAAAGCCGACTACGAGAACCGCATGGACAGGACACCCGAAACCATGTTCAAGTATGCGAGCTTTATAAAGACCAAATGCGATGAAAGAGGGCTTCAGCCTTTTGCCCGCGATGCCGTGGCAAAGATCGTGGAATACGGCTCAAGACTCGCCGAGCACCAGAATAAACTCTCCGCAAAATTCAGCGAGATCGCAGACCTTTTAAGAGAGGCTGACTACTGGGCAAAAAACAATAAACACACTGTTGTTGCCGCGGAAGACGTTGATAAGGCCCTGGAGGAGAAGACCTACCGCTCCAATAAAGTTGAGCAGAAAATTTTAGAGGCAACACAGGAAGGCACAATCCTGATGGACACCGAAGGCGCAGTGGTAGGGCAGGTCAACGGACTTGCCGTGCTGGACCTCGGTGACTACAGATTCGGGGTCCCCTCAAGGATCACAGCCAGGACTTATGCCGGAAGGGCGGGCATAGTAAACATTGAGAGAGAGATCAAGATGAGCGGAAAGATCCACGAGAAGGCAATATTGATCCTCACTGCCTACCTCGGAGGGAAATACGCTATTAAACAGTCCCTCAGCCTCACAGCTTCCCTGACATTCGAGCAGTTATACGGCGGGATCGAGGGCGACAGCGCCACATGCGCGGAGGTCTACGCGCTGTTAAGCAGCATCTCCGGGGTCCCATTAACACAGAGTTATGCAATAACAGGTTCGATGAACCAGCACGGACAGGTCCAGCCGATCGGCGGGGTCAATGAAAAGATAGAAGGGTTCTTTGAAGTCTGCAAGCTCAGCGGGCTTAACGGAGGGCACGGCGCCATTATCCCAAAGAGAAACCTGATGAACCTTATGCTGAAAAAAGAAGTTATTGACGCTGTCCTGAGCGGGAAATTCAACATCTACGCAATCGACAATATCGAAGAAGGCATAGAGGTCCTTACCGGGATGCAGCCCGGAGAATTACAACCCGAAGGCACTTATCCCGAAGGCACCTTCAACTTCATGGTCGCCAAAAGATTAAAAGAACTTTCGGAAACATTGAAAGGCGAGAAAGAAGCGGAGAAAAAAGAGGGGAACAATAAGAAGGAATGA
- a CDS encoding HAD-IA family hydrolase, protein MLKLLIFDLDGTLADTAQDIADAINFALKPFGNKIYSVEETKAMVGSGISKLLASLLPDKDEKNTETVLNRFLDYYTEHIIDHTTAYPHVKETLPELGNYKKAVVSNKREALSKKVLEGLGIAQHFNVVFGSDSVPEKKPSPVPVLKLLEKFNITREEAVIIGDSNFDIESGKAAGIKTIAVTYGFRKREILKDADFIIDSFDMLPDILPQINDPKI, encoded by the coding sequence ATGCTCAAACTGCTTATATTCGACCTTGACGGTACGCTTGCTGACACGGCACAGGACATTGCCGATGCGATAAATTTTGCCCTTAAGCCATTTGGCAACAAAATATATTCCGTCGAAGAAACTAAGGCGATGGTCGGCTCCGGCATATCAAAACTGCTTGCATCGCTGCTTCCGGATAAAGATGAAAAAAATACGGAAACAGTTCTTAACAGGTTTCTCGATTACTACACAGAGCATATAATTGATCACACAACCGCTTATCCGCACGTAAAAGAGACTTTGCCGGAATTAGGGAATTATAAAAAAGCCGTGGTATCGAACAAGAGGGAGGCGCTTTCCAAAAAGGTGCTTGAGGGGCTTGGCATTGCGCAGCATTTTAACGTGGTCTTCGGCAGCGACAGTGTGCCTGAGAAAAAGCCTTCGCCTGTTCCTGTTTTAAAGCTTCTTGAGAAGTTCAATATCACGCGTGAGGAAGCGGTCATAATAGGTGACAGCAACTTTGATATTGAATCGGGTAAGGCCGCAGGGATAAAGACCATCGCAGTGACATATGGGTTTCGCAAGAGGGAAATTTTAAAGGACGCCGATTTTATAATCGACAGCTTTGACATGTTACCGGATATTCTCCCGCAAATCAATGACCCAAAAATCTGA